The Agromyces mariniharenae genome includes a window with the following:
- a CDS encoding ABC transporter ATP-binding protein: MTTTTPTNTPTATAKISVRDVRKTFELKGEEFVAIERVNLDIADNEFVTVVGPSGCGKSTLMNILAGLETPTAGHALVDGTDVSGPGPERGVIFQQYALFPWLTVRKNVEFGLKVAGLSRAERRERADYFIRMVGLEQFADALPKMLSGGMKQRCAIARAYAVNPSILLMDEPFGALDALTRVKLQEQLLDTWSREKRTVMFITHDVDEAVFLANRVVVMAARPGRIYDVIDVNLPYPRTEDVRLSPEFGELRNRVWHSVYHQQPGVAAGTASN; encoded by the coding sequence ATGACCACGACCACCCCCACGAACACGCCCACCGCGACCGCGAAGATCTCGGTCCGCGACGTCCGCAAGACCTTCGAGCTCAAGGGCGAGGAGTTCGTCGCCATCGAGCGCGTGAACCTCGACATCGCCGACAACGAGTTCGTCACGGTCGTCGGGCCGTCGGGCTGCGGCAAGTCGACGCTCATGAACATCCTCGCCGGCCTCGAGACGCCGACGGCGGGCCACGCGCTCGTCGACGGCACGGACGTCTCCGGCCCCGGGCCCGAGCGCGGCGTCATCTTCCAGCAGTACGCGCTCTTCCCGTGGCTGACCGTGCGCAAGAACGTCGAGTTCGGCCTCAAGGTCGCGGGCCTGTCGCGTGCGGAGCGCCGCGAGCGCGCCGACTACTTCATCCGCATGGTCGGCCTCGAGCAGTTCGCCGACGCGCTGCCGAAGATGCTCTCGGGCGGCATGAAGCAGCGATGCGCCATCGCCCGCGCCTACGCGGTGAACCCGTCGATCCTGCTCATGGACGAGCCGTTCGGCGCCCTCGACGCGCTCACCCGCGTGAAGCTGCAGGAGCAGCTGCTCGACACGTGGAGCCGCGAGAAGCGCACCGTCATGTTCATCACCCACGACGTCGACGAGGCCGTGTTCCTCGCGAACCGCGTCGTCGTCATGGCGGCCCGCCCCGGCCGCATCTACGACGTCATCGATGTGAACCTCCCGTACCCCCGCACGGAGGACGTGCGCCTGAGCCCCGAGTTCGGGGAGCTGCGCAACCGCGTGTGGCATTCCGTGTACCACCAACAGCCCGGCGTCGCCGCCGGAACCGCGTCGAACTGA